The segment TTTACTAAATgcctaaataataaaaatgtatattctTTCACTTCAAGTGATATTCTAAAATACCAAAAAGGTCCTTTTAGATTTAGAATAAACAGAAGGGAAAAATCAGATAAGATCAGATCACAAACaaagcaatatacatttattttacctCGTTGCACTAACTAAAAAGCATACATACCGGTACAACCAACACATTGTtgcaaaatacatttaaacagaaactgtatacagagaaataaaaaaagaccTGTGTTGGTAATAAAGATTCAGTAACTTTGCAGAGCACTTGTTCATAacagaataaaattgtttataataaaacatgtatgtctAAAATTGCTTTTCGAAAGTTATTAGCAAATCAGTCGCTACTCGCAAACCCTATTTGGCAGTGATACTACACTAGACTACAGTGCTTGCTTTCAGAGTTTTCAGGATCATTGTTTGGCACCGCCTTCTTCTTATCAGAGGTCTTCTTACCGCGATTGCGTTTGGCAGAGCGAGATTTCTTCTTGCGGGGGCATATCAGCAGACCATCCCCAGAATGGCTGCTATGGCTACTACTTTGAGAGGATGACTTATGAGAGACAGTGCTATTGTTTCTTTTCACGGAGGATGAGGACGATGATGAAGCAGCTGTATGCCAATGAGTATCACAGATTTCAGAACCGCCACTACGTGAGGGAGCACTCTGACTACAAGCATTAGATTCAAGAGACGAAGCACCAGGAAAATGAGGAGACCTAGTAGATTGTTCATTCCTAGACTTAAGCTCTTCAATGAATGATAACTGTCTAGCAGGGACAGAAGAGGATCTGCAAGCTTTCCTATTGTAATTACCATTGCTTTGATCATTGTGATATTTGGACTGTGGAGATAGTGTTTTGTgtttctttgattttgtttccTCCCTTCTGTTTGCTTTGCTACTAGAATCTGAGGAAGAATTTAACACACTATTATTGTTTCGCTCATTGGATGACAAACTTTGAAGTGAACAACATGAATGATTTGGTTGTGAACCAGGACTGAATCTTGCACCATCTTCGCTTGAACATCCATGAAAACCAGAGGAGGACTCCATATGGGAGGATGTATCACAGGAACCACAAGTGTCTGAGATCCCACTGTATGATGGTGTTTCTGTGCCTGTAAGCCTAGATGGCATTCTTCCAGAACATGGATATTGAACATCATTACTGAGAGCACTTTCTTCTACAGTCGAGAGCTTCTTTTCACCTGTCTCTGAGCAGACTGACAAGCCAGAGTGAGAGGAATGAGATTTCTGAATGTTAGGATAATTAATCGCACAAGAATGCCCACAGGCTGTGTCAGAAGAATCTGAACTTGGCTGTAAGAGTTTGGATAACCTTAGGATTCTAAGATTTTGTGAGTCATAAATTTGCTCCATTTTCCTAATATTGTCCTCTGCTTCCAAAACAGAATCGTTTTCTAATACATTAGTGGCTCCAACACCCTGCTCATTGCTGACCTCAGACGAATTATTGTAGGAGTTGTGGGAGACTCCCATGCTTCTTGCATCACTACCTTGAAAACTGACTTCATCTAGAGAAACGTCTGGTATGGCATTACTTTCTCTTCTGGCAGGTGGTTGAGGTCTGTTTGCGTTAAAAGTAGATACTGCGGGCAAGGAATCATAACTGTGACGACTAGTTTGGACATATCGGTCAGCAGGGTTTCCGCTTTCTGTGGACAAGTCATCTGTATCACTTAACTCCGCTATTTGTGAGGGTTGCATGTATCTTCTCCCGGAAGCAGGCAGTCTAGGCCGATCTTGGATCTCTGAAGCAGTAGTGGCAGTGGACGAATCTTCCCAGAGTTCTAACAGATCTGGAGAGAAATTAACTTGGTCAATAATATGTCTGTTAAATGTTGGCAATGTTTGAGAGCTTCTTTGAGCTTCCCTACTGTGTCTTTTCCAAGGGAGGGAAAACCTTGTATTTCTTTGCCTAGATTCTTGAGCATGTGCATTTTCACAACCTCTTGGCGGTGCAGGACTGGAAATATGGTCCGAGTATCCTGGAAGACTATGGTGTCTTGATAGATTAGGATTACAAGGACTTGAGAGAGTTGAGGTATTTTCTGTTACTCTGCCACTGGCTGAACAAGCAGTACCTAGAGCGGCACGAGGTGATGTCTGACACCcgatgttgttgttgttatttggACAAGGTGAGGAAGCATTGTTATTATTGGAACTGTCTACAGCCTCATAAGGAGGGGGAGCTTCCCTGGGATACATTTGGTCTGGGGGCTTTGGAGGGGTGTAAGGAGGTGGGGGATCATCGTACGAGGGACATTCAAAACCAAAGAATTCTGGGGATATGCTGTCAATATCTCCATCCTCCAGCCTCTCACGACGTCTACTGTCTCTGTATCCTGGataaaaagaaagatataaatAAACGTTTGTATCAATGAAATATCAATTTACCCCAACATGATCTTTTTAACCAGTAATTATTTACAGTTATTGAGATTTAAGttcaaattatgtaacatatttaCCAGGAAgcttataataaaaacaatggtAAATGACTCTAAATTACTTACTACGCATGGCCTGGAGAAGCCGTCGTTGTCTTAGACGATGACCCATAAAAAGTAGAAGAGCAAGCACGAGGAAGGAAGTGATGGTACTGGCGACTAGTCTCAGGCCTAAAGTTGTCATGTTATCAGAGTTTCCTGCGAAAGGTGTAAAAGCATATTAATTTCTCTGAAAAAATGGTCTCATTTGATGGATATCTCTCCCTAATACAAgcttataagaaaaaaatgcccTTGGAATTGCACTAAACCCAATGCTACTATGCCTAGATTTGAAGTTGCAGAACTATAACCTAAAGTTAGAAATATCTTTCCACTGACACtaaaatatgttgataaaaaattaacatagcTAAAAACTACCATTAATGGGAAAGAACATTTCAACATGTCAACCAACTGATGGACAGTGCCAGCCAACATTCCCCTTTTCTCATATAccagaacattatttttaaaaggaatgaGGGGACAAAAATTAAGAGCTAGTAAAAGGATGTAAAATCCAACAAAGAAGAGAGACAAACCATTAGCATCATTATTCTTGGTTGGGTCAGTGGCGTTAGTGGGAGGAAACTGTCCATGTCCCCCGCCCCCATCATCTTCACAGCGGAATTTGCAGCATTTGTCATCGATCATAACCGGGTTAAGACAGCCAGTGGGAGGAATGCAGGACACCGATTTACACATGGTAGGGAAGCCATCACTACAGGTACACTGATAACAGGGGTCAGGCTTGGGCTGGAAGACCTGGCCATTGGAGATCTCCTTCCCAAAGTGGTCTGTACACCTCAGCTCTGATAAGGCTGGAAAACCAAAATAATACAGTATAAGATTTCGGAGAGATGATACATGAACtggtatttcataaaatcatgGACAACTATACTGCTCTACAAAATGACTTTGTGACCACATatactttttcattttgtcaaattattttttttctccattaaaaagatGGAAAGGAATCGGTAAATCCAAGTACCACTTGACAATTTCACTTATCATTAAAAGGAGTAAAATAGCTGGTGCAATGTCCAACTTGAAGATTCAACTTCTAAAATGAATAACAATGACCTTATTTACACATTGTCTTACAATTACCTTTTAATCATGTTTAACTCACCCTACCGTTAAAACGTACTACTGGTcagaatcattttaattttcaaatcgaAGGTATACAAACGGTGtcttcccacttagccaacattttgaaaaaatacaggtaaaatacaggtagatctgtgttggctaagtgggaatggGGTGCAGGTTGAgaacaaaagaatttaatgaCAGGTAAGCTATAGTCTGTTTTCACATTAACAGGGAGGAAAAAATATGTTCACCTTCAGAAGAATAAATATGATTTGAGCTTCTGTcccagtatatttttttatttaattaactcCAATGTAAgtgttattttcaaattatgatttttacGTAATTAACTATTACATTTTTCCTCTCAATGTATGCTTTTAAATTGagctatatatgtatatcttgGTTTGTctattttcatcatattttgaattaaattatattagtTGAGTTAACTTACACTAAGCCTTGAAatgtaatgtaaatataaaaatcccGTTTGAAATTATAGCTATGAATCAAAtgggttttatttcaatttttttcttctatattcTATGGTTTCTAAAGTTATATTGAGTATTTCCAATATACACAatatatgaaattaacaaaacacaaaaGTGCTAGAAGAAAGAACTCACGTTTTTGATGTTGTATACTTCAAACTTAATAAGATCTGTTGTATGATgatgtaattttaattagatgaaaagataaaatcCTCCTCTGCCGTTCTGTCTGAAGATAGgccattttgatttgatttgattttttaatatttttcaacttAAACAGTCCATAAAACGGTGACCCATAAAACAGTTAAGAACTTATAATTTTGAGgcttttgattttgttaacTAATAACCATAATTTTGCTCATCTTTCTAgtctattttctttaaatactaCCGATCGATCTCATTTATAGAATTATACACCCAATTTAAAcagtttataattatttacttaaatgttttaatcatGCATGTACGTGTATTGGTTAATTCATACAAAAGGTTTAATGTAATCATCTTGCAGAGAATTgcttatctatattttttaaaaatattttatagttatttttatctatttttgctGATATGGGCAAAatagtgcttttttatataaacaacataacaaatttaaagaagattttctagtATATTTAATTTGGtataaaagtatattttattAAGTATTACCAGTATTTCTCTAAATAATTTCATGCatcctattttatttttttataaaaatgctaacgttaatttgttttttaaactattcTCCGGTAATTGATAAcaagtacatttacatgtaaaaaaacaaactatagCCCTCTGATCACTCAggtgtgaaaatcaaaatgttggcCAAGTGGGAATTGAGAATTTCAGaatgttggctaagtgggaataAACCATACAAACATCCAAAATTACAATATATCTGTGCACTTATGATGCATGTAATGGGATGTCTTTAATTCAGAATTTTGTTACAATTACCGGTACACAATGACTTACTTGGGTATGAAAAGATGTAATAAAAGACAAACAGGTGCAAAATAATTTGCCCCTTTGTCTggtataaaaagaaaagttcaTTAAACCTTATCTCTTTGTATGTCTCTTTATCCAAACTATCTATTGTTGACCCTTCAAAACTCACAAAGGGCCAAGCTAATGACAGTCAACCTTTGTCATGTTCACTGGctactttattaattttttttcacagctCTCCCTTTATGTTACTTTCATTTATTAACAGTAGGGGATATGTGATTTTGTACTCTCCTATTATACTTCCATTCACAAGAGGCTTACTAAATTTGTTTGGCTTTATTTATTTGGTAACAATTGCCTATTTTATAAATACACCTGGACTCAACTTGGCTAGCCGAGTGTCAGATTCATTTTTCTCATCTCCCCTTGAGAAAAATGAGTCTGACACTTGGCTAGTGAAGATGACCTGGACTATGGTTTGAAAATAGTGAAATAACAATACTTTTCCTTGAGTGCTAAATTTTACAACAGTACACTGTATTAAATAATAAGCTAAGAATTTGTTGACTAGTATCTGCaggtttaaaaaactttttattttagtactttatatatgaaatttcaTCTGCTCATCAAAAGTTCAATGAACCAAAGTCCATCAGCTATTGTCAATGACTTTATCATCCTAGCTACTGTACATTCACCTTCTATAAACACCACAGtcatatttaatgatattttgttcTTTGTCTAATCCctatcaaaattaattaaaagttacTCATCTCATCAAGCCAGATTAAAACAAAAGTATGTAATAGGTACTTTGACTTTTGaaagattaaaattaatttttcaatattaattttcaaaatgctAGAGAACATATCCAGCTAAaattatactacatgtagtctACTAACTTAGCAAAAATGATCCAACAACTGAAAGATACTTTACATCATTATCGATAATAATAACTACACAATAAGAGTACTTACGAATCAatgacatttttcaattttccctCAAATTACAACCATTGAATCCATTCACAATGTATGGTAGACTCAAAGACTGTTAGATATAGTAAGTCTCCTAAACTCCACCTTAATCTTCCAAAGTTCCAGGgagttgttcaaaatatttaaaaaataacatcagTGGTGACAATAGAGTCCCTTTTGAAAAGAACTGATAATATCAGGTTTAATCTAAGGATTACAACAGAGCTCCCTGTGTCACGTCAACTTCTTTGATTTCTCATTGTCTTGCCTTCAATGATGCATCCAAAATCTTTTCTCACTATCTCTTTAATTAGTTTTCTCCTCAAAAGCAAAAAGATGAAAATCACCTGTTTGCTCTGATGTGTAAATAGATCagtgaatttgttttaaatctagACAAATGGATTGCATTTCCCTCTATAATGAGGTTCTTTGACGGATGACTGTCCACTTTACTACTACCGATAATACTGCCAAGTGATAACAATCTCCTTACAAGGAGAGTTAGTCTAATGCTCTCTCTCCGCTCTATACGGTTGGACTAAACAGTCCTGGGTAGGGCATCTTAGACTTAGTCTACAGATTAAGTCCACATTCCTATATATGGGCAACTCTGTCCATTGTGTGGTATCTCTCGGGTGCAATAACAAAGATACAGAATGAAGGCAAGCTAAGACTGGAGTTAATCATCTCAAACATGATACTCAATGGCAATCTTATCAGGTCATCTCCACTTTAGAACTGCTAACAAGACCTCCCATTCAAGAGAGAAAATTAACCAGTAGATGTAATAGGCTCCCAAAAAGTACCACCAAGCAAAAGATAAAGGAACCAATTTGATTTAACCGGAATATTTAATAAGATGCataacattaaacatttaacatgactaaaaaaaatttttaaacaatgcaaaatataaGACTAATGGTTACCTTCTTTaaatttgcataattatatcaaatgtttttttgtttaccaAAAAGTTGGGTGATAAATAGTTGTCACACTGATTGATGAGC is part of the Magallana gigas chromosome 3, xbMagGiga1.1, whole genome shotgun sequence genome and harbors:
- the LOC105333959 gene encoding dentin sialophosphoprotein isoform X1, translated to MVVFTVIVFVTGLSSALSELRCTDHFGKEISNGQVFQPKPDPCYQCTCSDGFPTMCKSVSCIPPTGCLNPVMIDDKCCKFRCEDDGGGGHGQFPPTNATDPTKNNDANGNSDNMTTLGLRLVASTITSFLVLALLLFMGHRLRQRRLLQAMRRYRDSRRRERLEDGDIDSISPEFFGFECPSYDDPPPPYTPPKPPDQMYPREAPPPYEAVDSSNNNNASSPCPNNNNNIGCQTSPRAALGTACSASGRVTENTSTLSSPCNPNLSRHHSLPGYSDHISSPAPPRGCENAHAQESRQRNTRFSLPWKRHSREAQRSSQTLPTFNRHIIDQVNFSPDLLELWEDSSTATTASEIQDRPRLPASGRRYMQPSQIAELSDTDDLSTESGNPADRYVQTSRHSYDSLPAVSTFNANRPQPPARRESNAIPDVSLDEVSFQGSDARSMGVSHNSYNNSSEVSNEQGVGATNVLENDSVLEAEDNIRKMEQIYDSQNLRILRLSKLLQPSSDSSDTACGHSCAINYPNIQKSHSSHSGLSVCSETGEKKLSTVEESALSNDVQYPCSGRMPSRLTGTETPSYSGISDTCGSCDTSSHMESSSGFHGCSSEDGARFSPGSQPNHSCCSLQSLSSNERNNNSVLNSSSDSSSKANRREETKSKKHKTLSPQSKYHNDQSNGNYNRKACRSSSVPARQLSFIEELKSRNEQSTRSPHFPGASSLESNACSQSAPSRSGGSEICDTHWHTAASSSSSSSVKRNNSTVSHKSSSQSSSHSSHSGDGLLICPRKKKSRSAKRNRGKKTSDKKKAVPNNDPENSESKHCSLV
- the LOC105333959 gene encoding dentin sialophosphoprotein isoform X2, with translation MSLIPLSELRCTDHFGKEISNGQVFQPKPDPCYQCTCSDGFPTMCKSVSCIPPTGCLNPVMIDDKCCKFRCEDDGGGGHGQFPPTNATDPTKNNDANGNSDNMTTLGLRLVASTITSFLVLALLLFMGHRLRQRRLLQAMRRYRDSRRRERLEDGDIDSISPEFFGFECPSYDDPPPPYTPPKPPDQMYPREAPPPYEAVDSSNNNNASSPCPNNNNNIGCQTSPRAALGTACSASGRVTENTSTLSSPCNPNLSRHHSLPGYSDHISSPAPPRGCENAHAQESRQRNTRFSLPWKRHSREAQRSSQTLPTFNRHIIDQVNFSPDLLELWEDSSTATTASEIQDRPRLPASGRRYMQPSQIAELSDTDDLSTESGNPADRYVQTSRHSYDSLPAVSTFNANRPQPPARRESNAIPDVSLDEVSFQGSDARSMGVSHNSYNNSSEVSNEQGVGATNVLENDSVLEAEDNIRKMEQIYDSQNLRILRLSKLLQPSSDSSDTACGHSCAINYPNIQKSHSSHSGLSVCSETGEKKLSTVEESALSNDVQYPCSGRMPSRLTGTETPSYSGISDTCGSCDTSSHMESSSGFHGCSSEDGARFSPGSQPNHSCCSLQSLSSNERNNNSVLNSSSDSSSKANRREETKSKKHKTLSPQSKYHNDQSNGNYNRKACRSSSVPARQLSFIEELKSRNEQSTRSPHFPGASSLESNACSQSAPSRSGGSEICDTHWHTAASSSSSSSVKRNNSTVSHKSSSQSSSHSSHSGDGLLICPRKKKSRSAKRNRGKKTSDKKKAVPNNDPENSESKHCSLV